The following coding sequences lie in one Pseudorca crassidens isolate mPseCra1 chromosome 2, mPseCra1.hap1, whole genome shotgun sequence genomic window:
- the MUTYH gene encoding adenine DNA glycosylase isoform X3, whose translation MRKPRAAVGSRSRCRKQASSQEGREKRALSSSQAKPSAPDGLARQQEEVRLQAPVSPYHLFRDTAEVTVFRKSLLSWYDREKRDLPWRRRVEGEVDLDRRAYAVWVSEVMLQQTQVATVIDYYNRWMQKWPTLQDLASASLEEVNQLWAGLGYYSRGRRLQEGARKVVEELGGHMPRTAETLQWLLPGVGRYTARAIASIAFGQATGVVDGNVVRVLCRVRAIGADPSSTLVSQQLWSLAQQLVEPARPGDFNQAAMELGATVCTPQRPLCSQCPVQSLCRAHQRVEREQLSASRSPPGSRDVEECAPNTGQCQLCAPPTEPWDQTLGVANFPRKVSRRPPREECSATCVLEQPRALGGARILLVQRPNSGLLAGLWEFPSVTAEPSGQHQRKALLQELQSWVGPVPATRLRHLGQVCFSLLTLPPGGPHLLSHQADISSIRSGPGRTDPSGHCTTWSSLADPGGVSHRCCLHRHEKGVPCIRGPAARDLQGFQKIPGVHPVQMEKAQRRPASPG comes from the exons ATGAGGAAGCCACGAGCAGCTGTGGGAAGTCGAAGTCGTTGCAGGAAGCAGGCATCCagccaggagggaagggagaaacgTGCCCTCAGCAGCAGCCAGGCCAAGCCGTCTGCACCTGACG GCCTGGCCAGGCAGCAGGAGGAGGTGAGATTGCAGGCCCCTGTCTCCCCGTACCATCTATTCAGAGACACAGCTGAGGTGACAGTCTTCCGGAAGAGCCTGCTGAGCTGGTATGACCGAGAGAAGCGGGACCTACCCTGGAGAAGGCGG gtggagggTGAGGTGGACCTGGACAGGCGGGCATACGCTG TGTGGGTCTCAGAGGTCATGCTGCAGCAGACCCAGGTTGCCACGGTGATCGACTATTATAACCGATGGATGCAG AAGTGGCCAACGCTGCAGGACCTGGCCAGTGCTTCCCTGGAG GAGGTAAACCAGCTCTGGGCTGGCCTGGGCTATTATTCTCGAGGCCGGCGGCTACAGGAAGGAGCCCGGAAG GTGGTAGAGGAGCTAGGGGGCCACATGCCACGTACAGCAGAGACCCTGCAGTGGCTCCTGCCTGGTGTGGGGCGGTACACAGCCAGAGCCATTGCTTCCATTGCCTTTGGCCAG gcaaccGGTGTGGTGGATGGGAACGTAGTACGGGTGCTATGCCGTGTCCGAGCCATTGGTGCTGATCCCAGCAGCACCCTTGTTTCCCAGCAGCTCTG GAGCCTAGCCCAGCAGCTGGTGGAGCCAGCCCGGCCAGGAGACTTTAATCAAGCAGCCATGGAGCTGGGGGCCACAGTGTGCACCCCGCAGCGCCCACTCTGCAGCCAGTGCCCTGTGCAGAGCCTGTGCCGGGCACACCAGAGG GTGGAGCGGGAGCAGCTCTCAGCCTCACGGAGCCCGCCAGGCAGTCGTGACGTGGAGGAGTGTG CTCCCAACACTGGACAGTGCCAGCTGTGTGCGCCTCCCACAGAGCCCTGGGACCAGACCCTGGGAGTGGCCAACTTTCCCAGAAAGGTCAGTCGCAGGCCCCCCAGGGAGGAGTGCTCTGCCACCTGTGTTCTGGAGCAGCCCAGGGCCCTTGGGGGTGCCCGAATTCTGCTGGTGCAGAGGCCCAACTCAG GTCTGCTGGCAGGACTGTGGGAGTTCCCATCTGTGACCGCAGAGCCCTCAGGGCAGCACCAGCGCAAGGCCCTGCTGCAGGAACTGCAGAGTTGGGTTGGGCCCGTCCCGGCCACCCGCCTTCGGCACCTGGGACAG GTCTGTTTCAGCCTCTTGACGCTCCCCCCAGGTGGTCCACACCTTCTCTCACATCAAGCTGACATATCAAGTATACGGTCTGGCCCTGGAAGAACAGACCCCAGTGGCCATTGTACCACCTGGAGCTCGCTGGCTGACCCGGGAGGAGTTTCACACCGCTGCTGTCTCCACCGCCATGAAAAAG GTGTTCCGTGTATACGAGGGCCAGCAGCCAGGGACCTGCAAG GGTTCCAAAAGATCCCAGGTGTCCACCCTGTCCAGATGGAAAAAGCCCAGCGCAGGCCAGCAAGTCCTGGATAG